GTCGGGAAATAAAAGATAAGTGAGGCAATGCTGGTCTTGTAATTGGGATTCTCTTAAGCAGCCATCAAGTAGAAGTTCCATAATCCTGCTGCGGTCAGCATCAAATGGTCATCAAAGTTTTCAATCCGATTACGATAAATGACACTGGCGGCGTTGTAGCGCTTCACACCAGCAAAGGCATTTTCGCAAACTACACGGGATTGACTCAATTGACGATTCTCCGTTTTTTGAAGGTCACTTAACTTGCCCCCTTTGGGCTTTTTGTGAGGAAGATGGAGATTGTCATACTGCTTCTGTAATCCCTGAAAGCCCGAGTCTACTTCAATCGGAATTTCATCAGGCACACTACCTGCAATGTCATCTTCGTCATGAAAACGTTTGTCATGCAGTTTGCCTTCTCGTGCTTTGCTTAAGATCAAGACCCGTTTGGTTTCATCAACTGCCGCCAAGTGTTTACGCGTATGACGTTTCTTTTTACCGGAGTAATTCTGTTGTTGTTGTTCTCTTTCTTGAGGTCGCGCAATTGGGCGTTCTGTCCCATCAATCATCACTCGTTGCACTCCTGGAAAGCGTGACAAAAATGCTTCAATGCTTTCGAGATGGCGTTCCGGCAGCGCCATCTTCTGTCCCAAAGCCGCTTCTAATATTGGCTGCAATCGATGCATCCACTCATGTGCCTGGGAGCGATGCATATCAAAGAGCAGTCCCGCCACATCAAAGGTCGGATAACATTTGAAATAGAAAAGGATGAAAAACAATTTGTCTTGGGCTGTAAGTAAGCGGGCTTTGCGTCCTCCACCCAGGCCACGTTGACGAGGCTTGGCCTGTTGAGTATCTAGGTACATCGTGGTAAACGTGGGCAAAAGGGCATCAAATGCTTTCCGGTTCAACCCAGTTAATGCCCTCAACAGTCGGTCTTGCTTCAGCGCACCTTCAATATTCAGCATCATTCTTCCCTACCACTGCTGTCTATTCTCTCTTATTTCCCGACAAGTCTAATAAGTTGATAGAATTTTTGTAGTGTGCTTGCAGTTCAACTAGTTTTTGTAGTGTTTCAGGGCTAACAATATTCATTTGATTTTCGGTAGCTGTTCTTAAGGCGTAAAAATTTAGTTCTCCGGCGGCTACAATTAATTTAATAGAATTGTCATACTGAAATTTACCAAGATGGTTCATACCTATTTTTAGTAACTGTGCTGGTGTACCATCAGTAACTTTCTCAGTTTTAGTTGCTTTGCACTCTCCTACTATTGGATAAGGTTGTTCAGCGTAAAAATCCATACCTCCTGCGCCACCAGTTGCATCTGGATTCAAACCTGAACCTGTAAAGCCTAATTTTAGTAATCCTCTACGAACCAATTTTTCAAATGTATGTCCATCGCTAGAGTTACCAACTTTAGCAATGTTTTGAATCCAAGGTAAGTCTGAATCTAATGGATTTGTTAGTTTATCGCTACTCCAACCTAAAAATACTTTGATATCGTCGTCTAATTGTTTCGCTGCTGGTTGGCTAATGCTTAGGGATGCGATCGCACTCTGCAATTCTTCTAATTCAGGATGTAGCGGGGGTTGTAGCTTTTCTAACTGGTGTTTGCGTTGGGCGAAGGTGCGATCCTTTAATACTGGCTTGTCTTCAGAAACATTGAGAGGTTGTGATAATGCAACAAACTGACTATTTGACTTTATCGGTACTTCAATTGATTTAGGCAACTCATATACTCGCAAATATGCCAAAAATATATTTTGCTTTTGCCTTAGTATTTCTTTTAAAGCTTCTGTTGTCCAAATAGTTAGCTGTGATAAAGCAGCGAAAGATTCTGTATTATTAATAATTTGGCATAGTTCGCACTTAGCCCAAGTTTTAATTAAAACTGTTTCATAAGCTAATATGGGAAGTTTTAACTGTTCCTCATCTATAAGTAAGTTCATTTGCTGAGGTTGTATTAAAACACCCTGTATATTTAGTTGTGCGAATGCACTTTGAGCAATAGGTAAGAAACTTGAGCGATAGTACTGCTCAACTGGTAGTAAATTAATTGATGCATCTGATGGACAAAGAGCGAATTCTCGCCCCGGAGTAATAAATTTATTAGGCATTGCTGCAATTATTCTCCCTTGCAAAAATGCCTCAATTTCTGGTGCTGCTAGACGTAAAGCTGTATTAATCATTATTCCTAAAATAAAGCACCTGAACTAACACTTCCTCCATCTGCAACCTCTGTTAAAGTGATATTAGTACTTTCAATTTCTTCATCAATTGCATCTTCAGGAACTTGCCCTGATGGGTCGCTGAGAATTTCACGAACAAGATAATTATCAATTGCTATCTGCTTTTGGTGAATAAAATCAATAATTTGTTCTTCGCTTAACTCATCATCTTCACGACCTTTCATCACAAAATGTAATGCTAATAGTGGTTTTATATCTTCAGGTTTTAATAAAACCCATTCACCACCTAATTCCTTTGATAAAAGCGTCTTTAAATGTTCTTGTGCTTTAGTAGCACCTTTATTAATTTGTTTAGAGCGAACTAAACAGCCACGAGTTACATCAAAGTCTTTATAACGAATTAAGCGTTTCAATGTAGCTTGGACGAATAAGCCACCAGATTCTTGCAGAACAGCTACAGCAATTTTGACATTTTTACCATTTTCTGTACCAACAATTTTAAAATCAAGATAGCCTCTATCAACAGCTTTTACCTCAACATCGACAACTTTTTCTATTTTTACATTCTCTATAGTTTCACCAATGACTGCATTAAATCCTAATCGGAGTGCTTGAGCAAGAGTTGCTTTATCCTCCATGTAATCTAGTATGGTAGTTTCTAAAGCAGATATTTGTTGATTATAAGCAGGCTCTACAGGGTGTCTATCTATGACTATTCCAGGAAATTTAAAATTGTCAGCACACCATTTTAAAATTTTTCTAACTATTGGTCTTTCTTTACCTAATGCTCTTAACTTCTGTTCATCAAATGGGTAAAGTGCATGAGGAGGTGTTAAAGTATGTTCTTGATAAAACTCTTCAAGCCATCGAGAAACTAAATCAATAACATCATCAGAATTGAGATACTTTAGTTCAATAACTTGCTCTCCAATTCTATCTACAACTGAATCAGCATTTCCTAATCTTTTAACTTCGTTAATCCAGTGATCAGGAAAGATAGAAGTTAGTAAAACGCCACGCTTAATTTTATCGCATAAGTCTTTAGCAAAAATGGCAGTTACTTGTCGTCCAGTATATCCTATTTCATTACAGTGGTCAGTTTCCATTTCATCAAAACAAACTACTATTGGTTTGTAATCACCAATTAAGTTGATAATTTGCCGGGCTGTAGTGAAGGATTCAGCCTCTTTAT
The Nostoc punctiforme PCC 73102 genome window above contains:
- a CDS encoding DUF1802 family protein, which codes for MINTALRLAAPEIEAFLQGRIIAAMPNKFITPGREFALCPSDASINLLPVEQYYRSSFLPIAQSAFAQLNIQGVLIQPQQMNLLIDEEQLKLPILAYETVLIKTWAKCELCQIINNTESFAALSQLTIWTTEALKEILRQKQNIFLAYLRVYELPKSIEVPIKSNSQFVALSQPLNVSEDKPVLKDRTFAQRKHQLEKLQPPLHPELEELQSAIASLSISQPAAKQLDDDIKVFLGWSSDKLTNPLDSDLPWIQNIAKVGNSSDGHTFEKLVRRGLLKLGFTGSGLNPDATGGAGGMDFYAEQPYPIVGECKATKTEKVTDGTPAQLLKIGMNHLGKFQYDNSIKLIVAAGELNFYALRTATENQMNIVSPETLQKLVELQAHYKNSINLLDLSGNKRE
- a CDS encoding P-loop NTPase fold protein, producing MSNDLINIISKHNPFEARLVVRDQNVWGQGFPDVPSLNSHVSDAVYNAIEKVNSGQRKVIGITITAERGLGKSHLISRIRHRLQFDGSALFVYMSQCNNLNRIKAEFLTTLATSLKQIGSQGVSQWQYLATALINEAFNKNYTAQQLINQFPGALVKNPKVVEVLRDKVLGIKPDLENPDIITAILWTLSPDPAYEIFAIRWLAGNSLPQVKADAMGLANVSADDKEAESFTTARQIINLIGDYKPIVVCFDEMETDHCNEIGYTGRQVTAIFAKDLCDKIKRGVLLTSIFPDHWINEVKRLGNADSVVDRIGEQVIELKYLNSDDVIDLVSRWLEEFYQEHTLTPPHALYPFDEQKLRALGKERPIVRKILKWCADNFKFPGIVIDRHPVEPAYNQQISALETTILDYMEDKATLAQALRLGFNAVIGETIENVKIEKVVDVEVKAVDRGYLDFKIVGTENGKNVKIAVAVLQESGGLFVQATLKRLIRYKDFDVTRGCLVRSKQINKGATKAQEHLKTLLSKELGGEWVLLKPEDIKPLLALHFVMKGREDDELSEEQIIDFIHQKQIAIDNYLVREILSDPSGQVPEDAIDEEIESTNITLTEVADGGSVSSGALF
- a CDS encoding transposase, whose protein sequence is MMLNIEGALKQDRLLRALTGLNRKAFDALLPTFTTMYLDTQQAKPRQRGLGGGRKARLLTAQDKLFFILFYFKCYPTFDVAGLLFDMHRSQAHEWMHRLQPILEAALGQKMALPERHLESIEAFLSRFPGVQRVMIDGTERPIARPQEREQQQQNYSGKKKRHTRKHLAAVDETKRVLILSKAREGKLHDKRFHDEDDIAGSVPDEIPIEVDSGFQGLQKQYDNLHLPHKKPKGGKLSDLQKTENRQLSQSRVVCENAFAGVKRYNAASVIYRNRIENFDDHLMLTAAGLWNFYLMAA